The Bacillus vallismortis genome window below encodes:
- a CDS encoding PTS sugar transporter subunit IIA, protein MQVLAKENIKLNQTASSKEEAIKMAGQTLIDNGYVTEDYIGKMFEREETSSTFMGNFIAIPHGTEEAKSDVLHSGISIIQIPDGVEYGAGNTAKVVFGIAGKNNEHLDILSNIAIICSEEENIERLISAKSEEDLIAIFNEVN, encoded by the coding sequence ATGCAAGTACTCGCAAAGGAAAATATTAAACTCAATCAAACGGCATCATCAAAGGAAGAAGCCATCAAAATGGCAGGCCAGACGCTGATTGACAACGGCTATGTAACAGAAGATTACATTGGCAAAATGTTTGAACGTGAAGAAACATCATCTACTTTTATGGGGAATTTCATAGCCATACCACACGGCACAGAAGAGGCGAAAAGCGACGTGCTTCACTCTGGAATCTCAATCATACAGATTCCAGACGGTGTCGAGTACGGCGCAGGCAACACGGCAAAAGTGGTATTCGGCATTGCGGGCAAAAATAATGAGCATTTAGACATTTTGTCTAACATCGCGATCATTTGCTCAGAAGAAGAAAACATTGAACGCCTGATCTCTGCTAAAAGCGAAGAAGATTTGATCGCCATTTTCAACGAGGTGAACTGA